The following proteins come from a genomic window of Bombyx mori chromosome 18, ASM3026992v2:
- the LOC119629891 gene encoding uncharacterized protein LOC119629891: MQVVKAFDDMYYAISEASNADPGNAGAPASHYVSPKPFGQQSCCQRLGLPLRRCPLAVVGLGQNAVHHVTGVTSCTVLSRTSENPHFNINPIVVNTITSKMPATNLPTNLRESFKHLVLADENFDKPSNVDLLLGAELFHSIYDGQRVQPSHDLPVALHSVFGWVITGKLDTNHLPPPTISSLLASTRSLDEGLKRFWEIEEPPSQVILNPEDIKCEQMYSNLTYRNPDGRYVVPMLLKEPISQLGDSFNQSFSRLVNLERRLNRNLELKKEYTAFMREYKLLGHMEPSADSNKIGQYIIPHHCVIRPESTTTKLRVVFDASAKTTNGKSLNDLVYTGPKLQNDIGDILTKFRLHAVVFTADISKMYRNIVLRPEDRKWQHILWRDSPSDPVTEYELKTVTYGVTSSPYLAIRTLHQLASDYEKEWPLAAASLRHDTFMDDITVGATSIETALKHKEELIQMLARAKFELRKWSSNSPEFLTQIPTEHCQVPKTFCDEKQKQSIKILGVRWDPADDNFTYALSELTPGNTKRSILSNVARIYDPLGCRLLQSWSYLLSTCGLFHLVDRTQMDSLEFFYMAGV, encoded by the exons ATGCAAGTTGTTAAGGCATTTGACGACATGTATTACGCGATATCGGAAGCGTCTAACGCCGACCCCGGCAACGCCGGCGCACCCGCGTCGCATTACGTCTCACCCAAGCCGTTTGGTCAGCAA TCATGTTGTCAACGTTTGGGCTTACCATTACGTCGCTGTCCATTAGCCGTAGTTGGTCTAGGTCAAAATGCTGTACATCACGTGACTGGAGTTACTTCTTGCACTGTACTTTCTCGTACTTCAGAAAATCCTCATTTCAACATTAATCCTATCGTAGTAAATACTATAACGAGTAAAATGCCTGCTACAAACTTACCTACTAATCTTCGTGAATCTTTTAAACATCTGGTCCTCGCTGATGAGAATTTTGATAAACCATCAAATGTAGATTTACTACTCGGCGCAGAACTGTTCCATAGTATTTATGACGGTCAACGCGTTCAGCCCAGTCATGATCTACCGGTAGCTTTACACAGCGTATTTGGTTGGGTCATCACCGGCAAACTTGATACAAACCATTTACCTCCGCCAACAATATCTTCTCTCTTAGCATCCACACGTTCTCTAGACGAGGGACTCAAGCGATTCTGGGAGATCGAAGAACCTCCAAGTCAGGTTATCTTAAACCCTGAAGATATTAAATGTGAACAAATGTACTCAAATCTAACGTATCGTAATCCCGACGGCAGATATGTTGTACCTATGCTTCTCAAAGAACCTATCAGTCAACTAGGCGATTCTTTCAACCAATCTTTCTCTCGGCTCGTTAACCTAGAACGACGCCTTAATCGAAACTTAGAGTTGAAAAAAGAGTACACCGCCTTTATGCGCGAATACAAGCTGTTAGGGCATATGGAGCCTAGCGCTGACTCGAATAAAATCGGGCAGTATATAATTCCTCATCATTGTGTCATTCGCCCGGAAAGTACAACGACTAAACTTAGGGTTGTATTCGATGCTAGCGCCAAAACTACCAATGGCAAATCTCTTAACGATCTTGTATATACTGGTCCAAAACTTCAAAACGATATAGGAGATATACTTACAAAATTTCGGTTGCATGCTGTTGTTTTTACTGCCGACATCAGTAAGATGTATCGAAACATCGTACTTAGGCCAGAAGACCGAAAATGGCAGCATATACTTTGGCGCGATTCTCCTTCTGATCCTGTAACTGAGTATGAGCTGAAAACGGTAACTTACGGGGTTACGAGTTCCCCTTATCTGGCAATACGTACTCTGCATCAATTAGCCTCTGACTACGAAAAAGAGTGGCCCTTAGCTGCTGCTAGTCTTCGTCATGATACTTTCATGGATGACATCACTGTTGGTGCTACATCTATTGAAACTGCACTGAAACATAAAGAAGAGTTAATACAAATGTTAGCGCGTGCTAAGTTCGAATTACGTAAATGGAGTAGCAACTCACCTGAATTCCTCACCCAGATACCAACGGAACATTGTCAGGTTCCAAAAACATTTTgtgatgaaaaacaaaaacaaagtatcAAGATTCTTGGAGTCCGATGGGATCCAGCTGATGATAACTTCACTTATGCTTTATCAGAACTCACTCCAGGGAATACAAAACGTTCTATTCTATCAAACGTCGCCAGAATTTATGATCCACTCGGATG CAGATTACTGCAGTCGTGGTCTTACCTGCTCTCAACTTGTGGCTTGTTCCACTTGGTGGACAGGACCCAAATGGATAGTCTCGAATTCTTCTACATGGCCGGTGTCTGA